The genomic region CGAACCATCTTTATTGGTTTTGATAACGACATTCTGGAATTCTTCGGGTTGTGTAAATCGTCCTTTATGTTTAATTACCGTTTCGAACGCCTCCTCCGAAGTTTCACCGAACTTACCTGGAGCGATCTCAAAGTTTTGATCTTTAATGGCATCCGTTACATCTTTTGGCACTAAGTTATAGAGCGCAAGCTTCTCCGGGTTCAACCATAAGCGCATGGCATAGTCACGCGCCCCCAGGCGGGACACTTGAGCGACGCCGTCTACACGTAGCAAGGGTCGCATTAAATTAATCTGCGCATAGGCCTGCAAGAAGGTCTCGTCGTAGATACTATCCCGATGATCGGAGAATAGGTTAATGGTCATGATAACCCCACTCTGCCTAGGCATCGTGGTAATACCGGCCTCATTTACTTCGGCGGGAATAGAACTGATTGCCTTTGAAATACGCGTTTGGACGTTTACTGAGGCTACATCGGGGTTGGTTCCCGTTTTGAAATACACCGTCACATTACCTGAACCGGAGTTCGAGGCTGTAGAGCGTATATAAGTCATGTTCTCTACCCCGTTGATGGCTTCTTCGATAGGTAAGAGCACACTCTTGGCCACCGTTTCGGCCGTTGCACCCGGATAACTTAGGGATACCACTACCGAGGGCGGTGCAATTTCGGGGAAACGAGTTACCGGAAGCAACTTCATCCCTACTAATCCGAGGATAACTAATATGATAGATACAACCGTTGCAAGGACGGGTCGATTTACGAATGTCTTTAGCATATAAAATATTTAGATAGACGATGCTATCCTACCGCTCTGGCGAGCAGTTGAAATAGCTTATATAAGTCTTGAGTATTCTTATTTCTTTTGATCAATTGGGATAATAGCAGATCCGTCAGTTAGTTTATCAAAACCACTTAAGATTACGCGATCTCCTTCCTGTAATCCCTCAGATACAATGTAGTTTGCTTTACTCTTGCCGGCAATTTTAATGTTGCGACGCTGAGCTGTATTGTTTTTATCGACAACAAAAACAAAGGTTTTATCCTGCAGTTCGCTGGTTGCGACCTGTGGGATTTGAATGACATGGTCCTTGACTTCTGAGATTTTCAAGGTCCCTGTACTTCCTGAACGCAAGATATTATCTGGGTTCGCAAAAGATGCACGCAATGAGATGGCACCGGTCATACGGTCGACTTGCCCATTTACCGCATCCACGGTACCTTTGTATTTATAGTCCTCTCCGTCGGCTAAAACTAGCGTAACATCCGGGAAAGTTAGTTTTTTGAGTTTATCATATTTGCGGCCTTCGACGCTATCCTTTTTCGCTTGAGCCTTCGAGAAGTATAGGAAATCGGATTCGTTCATAGCAAAATAAACGTAGACTTCTTGAACATCGGATAGGTAGGTTAAAGGCTCTTTATCGCCTTTAGATACTAAGTTACCGATACGTTTCGGAATACGCCCGATGTATCCGCTTACTGGTGCTGTAACGATGGTAAAGTTTTTCGACAATTGTGCCGAGCGAACTTCTGCGTTTGCTTGATCTAAAGTTGCTTTAGCTACTTGGTAATCCGCCTGTGCCGATGATAAACGAACTTCTGAGATAACCTCGTTGTCCACCAATGGCTTTAAACGATCTACTTCCAACTGTGCATTCTTTAGTTTCGCACGGGCTACCTGTTGGCTAGCAACCGAGTTATTCAAATCCTCTTGGTAGAAAGATGGGTCTATTTTAAATAGCTTCTGTCCTTTTTGTACAAAAGCACCTTCGTCGACATAGATTTCTTGTAAGAGCCCTTCCACCTGCGGACGTACATCGACATTCACTTTACCTTCGATAGTACCTAAATAGTCTTTCACAGTAACGGCATTATCACGCGTTACGGTGTAAACTGGTAATGCCAATGCTTTGTTGGATTCTTTTTCTTTTGATTTGCTTTCTGAACAGCTTGATAAGATACTTAATGAACTGAACAATACGAGCGTTCCTTTTAAAAATGATAAATTTAGTTTCTTCACAGTAATTGTATATGTTTAATTCTTCCTTCGTAATATTTTTATTACACTTCCCTCTTATTAACGTACTATTTAACAATTATTGTACCGTTTAACATTTGTTAACATATTATTTTATAGTTAAGAAATTGAGAATTTTGGAAGCTACTTATGTTAAAACATTGGTTTTCAATGCATCTAATATCCAAGACAAACGATAGCGTTAAATCGTTGGAAAAAAGAAGATTATTTTTTGAAATTGTATTTTCCCTTGATCAGAAAGTGGGTTGAACACAAGTTTGTACAGCGCAGAAGACGATGCATATCATTTGACAGGAATCTTTTAGCAAAGATTTGAATAAGATTAGATCTGCGTTGTTGAGTTAGCGTGAAGATTGTAGGTTTATTATATTACTCCAAGTACATTCCTTGACGAACTAACAGCCCGCGGTATTTATTGAATACGGAAGATTTGGATACAAAGCCTAGATATTGACCATCTTTATTGACTACGGGAAGTATCCAGACGTCGTCGCGATTCATCTTCGTCATTACCACTTCCATATTCTCGTTCTCCAAGATTATATCGTGTGGTTTCTGTGCTAAGACAGCGAAGTTCTTATCCTTACCCTCCTGCTCCGCCAAAAGGATGGAGAAGAGTCGCTCGCTATAAATAATACCTAAGAGCTTTCCGCCGTCATCAACGATAGGAAAAATATTACGTTTAGAATGGATGATGTCAGATTGCCGATCTACAGGTGTTTCTTCCGGCTTCAATACAACAAAGTTGGTTTCTAGCACATATCGCAATTTCATCATGCTGAGTACCGTACGATCTTTATCTTCATAAGATAGTAAGTCGCCCGATTCCGCTAATACCTTCGTATAAATCGAATGCTTCATCACTGCTCTGTTAATAAAGTAGGATATAGAAGCGACCAGCATTAGGGGTACCATGAGCGTATATCCACCGGTAATTTCTGCAATAAGGAAAATACCCGTTAATGGAGCATGCATAACACCTGCGAGGGCGCCTGCCATACCTGCCATTACGAAGTTAGGGACGTTCAATTGCACAACGCCAAGCTGATTCATTCCGAATGCGAAGGCGAAGCCTATTAATCCGCCCATCACAAGACTAGGTCCAAAGACCCCACCATTACCACCACCATTAATAGTAAACAAGGAAGCAATAGACTTGGCAAACAATGTCAAGATGGTATAACAGATAACCACCCATGCCATATCTTTATAATCCGCAAACAAGCTATTCTTGACTATGGAATCAAAGCGCCCATCTAATATTTGCTGTATGGTGATATATCCCTCGCCATAGAGCGCCGGGAAGATAAAGATCAATATCCCTAATGATACACCGCTGACCCATACTTTATTGTATGGGTTCTTAATACTGGCAAACCAGTCTTTTACCCATTGTGATATTTTAGAAAAATAAACCGTATAAATCCCGATGATCACCGCCAAGAGTAAATAGAAGAACAGTGCATCTACTTCCCACCCTGTGGTTGCCGTATGGAATAATGGCTCACTATATAACAGTTTAGAAATAACCGACGCTAAGGCTGCAGAGATCAACAAAGGAATAAATGCCGGGATTGAGAATTCCGGAAGGAGAATCTCGATTGCGAAGATCATCCCAGCCACCGGACTGTTGAATGCTCCGGAAATACCTGCTGCAGCACCACAGGCCAGCAACATCGTAATCTCCTTGTAACTCAAGCCAAAAAAGCGTCCTATATTGGATCCTATTGCCGACCCGGAGTAAGCAATCGGTGCCTCCAATCCTGACGATCCTCCAAAGCCGACGGTCAAAGCACTCGTGACGATCTGCGAGTAGATGTTATGAAAATCAATACGGCTTGATTTACGCGAGATTGAATAGATAATCGGAGTAATTCCGTGCTCCAGTTTCTTGCCTCGTAAGAACTTCCGCACAAAGACTACACTTAGAAAGATACCTATTAATGGGAATACAAGATAAAGCGAATATTTATAATGCCATTCCACATCGTCCTGAAGGGATGATGCGATAAAATGAGTCATTCCTTTTAGCAAAGCGGCTGCTAATCCGCCGACTATACCCACCACAAAAGCTAACACTACCAAGAAGTTCCGATTGGAAATCTTCTTCATCCGCCATTGATTAATATACTCTAGTCTTTTTAGCAAGCGCTGTCTCATATTATATGCAAATATAGAAACACTTTCGCAGATACCTAAAAGGATTCAACCCTCCCAAAAACATTTTGTATTTTTGGGCTGAAACAAATACAATGATTATGATGAATATGTTAAAGACGGGAGTCTTGCTCTCGGCGCTAGCGCTTGGAACATTCAACTTCTCGGCAACCATTCCTGATGAAGGAATGTTCCCCCTAAGTGAATTAAGCCGTGCCGGATTGAAAAAAGCGGGTCTTAAGATTAGTGAAAAAGATATCTACAATCCTGGACAAATTGGTTTAGTAGACGCTCTTGTGCAGGTTAGTGGCTGTACGGGATCTTTCGTCTCGAGAACCGGATTGATCATTACCAACCATCACTGTGCATTCTCCGCCGTTCAATTAGCATCTACACCAGAGCACAACTATCTACAGAATGGCTTTGTCGCAAATTCGCACGAGCAAGAAATCGAAGCAAAAGGATTAACTATTCGTATTACAGACTCTTACGAAGATGTATCGAAACAAGTTCTTGATGCTGTCGCTAATATTACTGATCCTATTCAGCGTATTGATTTAATCAATAAGAAGCGAGTGGAACTCGCGAAAGCTGCAGAAGCTGCTGATCCTACGATCAAAGCTGAAGTTTCTGAAATGTTCATCGGGAAAAGCTATGTGCTATTCAAATACAAGACTATTGAAGATGTTCGCTTAGTTTATATCCCACGTCAGGACATCGGTGAGTT from Sphingobacterium sp. BN32 harbors:
- a CDS encoding efflux RND transporter periplasmic adaptor subunit, giving the protein MKKLNLSFLKGTLVLFSSLSILSSCSESKSKEKESNKALALPVYTVTRDNAVTVKDYLGTIEGKVNVDVRPQVEGLLQEIYVDEGAFVQKGQKLFKIDPSFYQEDLNNSVASQQVARAKLKNAQLEVDRLKPLVDNEVISEVRLSSAQADYQVAKATLDQANAEVRSAQLSKNFTIVTAPVSGYIGRIPKRIGNLVSKGDKEPLTYLSDVQEVYVYFAMNESDFLYFSKAQAKKDSVEGRKYDKLKKLTFPDVTLVLADGEDYKYKGTVDAVNGQVDRMTGAISLRASFANPDNILRSGSTGTLKISEVKDHVIQIPQVATSELQDKTFVFVVDKNNTAQRRNIKIAGKSKANYIVSEGLQEGDRVILSGFDKLTDGSAIIPIDQKK
- a CDS encoding chloride channel protein — encoded protein: MKKISNRNFLVVLAFVVGIVGGLAAALLKGMTHFIASSLQDDVEWHYKYSLYLVFPLIGIFLSVVFVRKFLRGKKLEHGITPIIYSISRKSSRIDFHNIYSQIVTSALTVGFGGSSGLEAPIAYSGSAIGSNIGRFFGLSYKEITMLLACGAAAGISGAFNSPVAGMIFAIEILLPEFSIPAFIPLLISAALASVISKLLYSEPLFHTATTGWEVDALFFYLLLAVIIGIYTVYFSKISQWVKDWFASIKNPYNKVWVSGVSLGILIFIFPALYGEGYITIQQILDGRFDSIVKNSLFADYKDMAWVVICYTILTLFAKSIASLFTINGGGNGGVFGPSLVMGGLIGFAFAFGMNQLGVVQLNVPNFVMAGMAGALAGVMHAPLTGIFLIAEITGGYTLMVPLMLVASISYFINRAVMKHSIYTKVLAESGDLLSYEDKDRTVLSMMKLRYVLETNFVVLKPEETPVDRQSDIIHSKRNIFPIVDDGGKLLGIIYSERLFSILLAEQEGKDKNFAVLAQKPHDIILENENMEVVMTKMNRDDVWILPVVNKDGQYLGFVSKSSVFNKYRGLLVRQGMYLE